A single region of the Zootoca vivipara chromosome 2, rZooViv1.1, whole genome shotgun sequence genome encodes:
- the LOC118079432 gene encoding uncharacterized protein LOC118079432, protein MSDPTASRERDLSGSCTAGDDISNTDPNDLKPKLMTICAEMAPGIVGTQSVSSSASSLKRKKSHSETDGLGNGVRNSAEEDQVASLSCAEGQHGQSAQREEGEEMDCQQPRTSTSLVPLSGVSLSPKKRKLVLHIDLNNTIVVSDAVTGQDPRAALNYFLSTVTWGEISPTGKWQWLSESPSLLPPCPGAVTFYSQYGRNTRFTDTPHGRKFRDLLKRHLQLLEWQGPPHPLLSTPGERGKHYHLVLPSFFRLLESLHREGRHFAVVFRTFGTDLARVLKAVRCALEGEHPHFPALRDVSLPVDISPGTIRCSKRKVVLTQGAGRLSSEDGDRELYLYISSREGLCGFQDHFDWWARNQFSSRGGKPLWIDPHDTSTHHICIDDNIRLNDSDTIIHPRVFSGQGSSCLRTTPTSELYDICLVQTDLLGAIADPSYFCRCVRRCEENYESYLASAGGSCCT, encoded by the exons ATGAGTGACCCAACAGCTTCAAGGGAGAGAGATCTCTCTGGCAGCTGCACTGCAGGAGATGATATTTCCAACACCGATCCGAACGATTTGAAACCCAAGCTGATGACCATATGTGCAGAGATGGCTCCTGGAATAGTTGGCACACAGTCCGTCTCCAGTAGCGCCAGCTcgctgaaaagaaaaaaatctcattcTGAGACTGACGGTCTTGGGAATGGCGTACGGAATTCTGCAGAGGAGGACCAGGTCGCCAGTCTCAGCTGTGCAGAAGGGCAACATGGCCAGTCTGCCCAAAGAGAAGAAGGTGAAGAAATGGACTGCCAGCAGCCAAGAACTAGCACCAGCTTAGTCCCTCTTTCCGGAGTGAGCTTAAGCCCTAAGAAACGGAAGCTGGTTCTACACATAGACTTAAACAACACGATCGTAGTGTCTGATGCTGTCACTGGTCAGGACCCCAGAGCTGCTCTAAACTATTTCCTGAGCACTGTGACCTGGGGGGAAATCAGCCCAACAG gCAAGTGGCAGTGGCTGAGCGAGTCTCCCTCCTTGCTCCCTCCCTGCCCGGGGGCCGTGACTTTTTACTCCCAGTACGGCCGTAACACCCGATTCACAGACACGCCGCACGGGCGGAAGTTCCGCGATCTTCTCAAGCGCCACCTGCAGCTTCTGGAGTGGCAGGGGCCTCCTCACCcgctgctctccacccccggtgagCGTGGCAAGCACTACCACTTGGTGCTGCCTTCCTTCTTCCGCCTCTTGGAGAGCCTGCACCGGGAAGGGAGGCACTTTGCCGTCGTCTTCCGCACCTTTGGCACGGACTTGGCTCGCGTCCTGAAGGCAGTGCGCTGTGCCCTGGAGGGGGAGCACCCCCACTTCCCTGCGCTGCGGGATGTCTCG CTGCCGGTGGACATCAGTCCTGGAACGATACGTTGCAGCAAGCGAAAGGTGGTGTTGACCCAGGGAGCAGGGCGGCTCTCCAGTGAAGATGGCGACAGGGAACTGTACCTCTACATCAGCTCCAGGGAAGGCCTTTGTGGCTTCCAGGATCACTTTGACTG GTGGGCCAGGAACCAGTTCTCCAGCCGAGGAGGGAAGCCCCTTTGGATTGACCCTCACGACACAAGCACCCACCATATCTGTATCGATGACAACATTCGCCTGAACGATTCCGACACCATCATCCACCCTCGG GTGTTCTCAGGGCAAGGAAGCAGCTGTCTCCGCACGACCCCCACCTCCGAGCTGTACGACATCTGCCTGGTTCAAACAGACCTCCTGGGGGCCATTGCCGACCCAAGCTATTTCTGCCGCTGCGTCCGACGGTGCGAGGAGAACTATGAGAGCTACCTGGCCAGTGCTGGGGGGAGTTGTTGCACCTAA
- the LOC118075941 gene encoding histone H3.v1-like, translated as MDTDNSSASLQLTTEQKNKEAPPELSPVPHSEGTSKYDEDFFSGLSPEEKECLENLLQAIDSLDDDLLEEEEEEEEEEEEGAGAEDQCKNSVDSRMQQSTPVEAASAKPGSPRPALSKIKVSKSLLEESADITLGRSRPNPSSPKARGPHRLAESHPAYFRKFDTIMRSGVNVQELRSRFLHHLDVSTAVREPTEDAAGTDKKPLPLPGGQRSPRDEALQKLGLFQRISSIPNMKSPLVPTVGQHAQDSQAESLNHAGMAGSINTMEEPVKYFTHPNL; from the exons ATGGACACTGACAATTCATCTGCAAGCCTCCAGCTCACCACCGAGCAAAAGAACAAGGAAGCACCACCTGAG TTGAGCCCTGTACCACATTCTGAAGGCACCTCAAAATACGATGAAGATTTTTTCTCTGGGCTAAGCCCAGAAGAGAAGGAATGTCTAGAGAACTTGCTGCAGGCAATTGACTCCTTGGATGATGAtcttttggaggaggaggaagaagaagaagaagaagaagaagaag GTGCAGGTGCAGAGGACCAATGCAAGAACAGTGTTGACTCCCGGATGCAGCAAAGTACGCCTGTGGAGGCAGCCTCAGCCAAGCCCGGTTCTCCTCGCCCTGCCCTTTCCAAGATTAAAGTGTCCAAGTCCCTTTTGGAGgaatcagctgacatcactctGGGGAGGAGCAGGCCCAACCCTTCTTCTCCCAAAGCCAGAGGGCCTCATAGATTGGCGGAATCTCACCCTGCTTACTTCAGGAAGTTTGACACAATAATGAGGTCAGGGGTCAACGTCCAAGAGCTTCGCTCTCGCTTTCTCCACCACCTTGACGTCTCCACTGCTGTCAGGGAGCCAACAGAGGATGCTGCGGGAACAGATAAGAAGCCGTTGCCGTTGCCTGGAGGCCAGAGGTCCCCTAGGGATGAAGCACTGCAGAAGTTGGGCCTCTTCCAGAGAATTTCTAGCATTCCAAATATGAAAAGTCCTCTGGTGCCCACAGTGGGCCAGCATGCCCAGGATTCACAGGCCGAAAGTCTGAACCACGCGGGAATGGCAGGCTCCATCAACACCATGGAAGAGCCTGTGAAATATTTcacacaccccaatctctga